From one Pseudactinotalea sp. HY158 genomic stretch:
- a CDS encoding MarR family winged helix-turn-helix transcriptional regulator: protein MGPDDVQWLSEQEKSAWLALTALLTKLPGALDSQLERDAGLTFFEYMVLGMLAEAPEQRLRMSELAATTNGSLSRLSHVARRLENSGLVTREPDPADRRATVAILTDAGRERVEQAAPGHVAHARELVVDAASPDDLAAFGRVGAQIVARIGRLR from the coding sequence GTGGGTCCGGACGACGTGCAGTGGCTCAGCGAGCAGGAGAAGTCGGCCTGGCTGGCGCTCACCGCCCTGCTCACGAAGCTTCCTGGAGCGCTCGATTCGCAGCTCGAGCGGGACGCCGGCCTCACGTTCTTCGAGTACATGGTGCTCGGGATGCTCGCCGAGGCCCCGGAGCAGCGGCTGCGCATGTCGGAGCTGGCCGCGACCACGAACGGGTCGCTCTCCCGGCTCTCCCACGTGGCCCGCCGGCTCGAGAACTCCGGCCTCGTGACCCGCGAGCCCGACCCGGCGGACCGGCGCGCCACGGTCGCGATCCTCACCGACGCCGGCCGGGAGCGCGTGGAGCAGGCGGCGCCGGGGCACGTCGCCCACGCCCGCGAGCTCGTGGTGGACGCCGCCTCCCCCGACGACCTGGCCGCGTTCGGCCGCGTGGGCGCGCAGATCGTGGCCCGGATCGGGCGCCTGCGCTGA
- a CDS encoding SpaA isopeptide-forming pilin-related protein, producing MTRRSRAALGGLAAAVLTLGLAGAAVPALAGDADEEPLDQLVTDAPTEGATVDNADATGDATTNSPVTDGTESADNDDPEDPAQGSSVGQVGGGASTPGEVGAGESPTATGDHDSRRPDRLGAGVAPVIPAAPAGAEPSAQAVTAAPASSSALPSRLAPVPFGNVTTGTIDAQVSSLTNGVSNRLYANYNGSNYSYSSSGPSGWVDQNGEAFGGHGASSGYHSGNYITSKMSAIGVTPSTGGTVASGSPFLLASTTHYNHVIYPQWYDSEYLNGELQLRLNGFGGQVLKFPWRLWETTNDGTSTGGSATCADGNPRYGTDSGLNDRGCADLITFTSQISNTVLTKDGVDYRLVIDGFYPAAGDVCPAEMPSTTQNSFWTREDDETTACIYGSLTQVRSLTVVKQVVDAAGVNIPNFPFSTASDLDGSAWEDDGTPLTFGLKPPSATESASRTGEILQGEAVTITENPPTGWVIDDIQCSGAGVTSDDYTVSNGTVTITAPFADGDSTDITCTYTNKPLKGTVTWSKTDAATDVLLGGSTWTLELPDSTTRTITDCVGGTCGTALYTDQDAAVGKFKLTGLPLGTYSLTEQAAPNGYVADTQTRTFTIGAGDLDEAFGEIKNIAKASLVVQKEWVINGGAPVPNGEQPAGLSAALQLAGADHNWDTALAGLQGDVITLAETTTIATNDPTVTGCTVDSQAITEINGAAATGDLSGGGTVDVTLTEIENTATVTNTVSCQTLTIIKSVDAGDFGTDVAAGSAWDGYLFAERDGSMLTFDSGDTKHVVSGTYVVSEDVTAVPGYEFESLACTAGGDPVASDYGNVQVASGEDVTCVLTNRALPGSVSWSKVNRNDDLLAGSVWTLTGPGLASGVSVTDCTKALCSTDPFTDQNPDAGEFLIEGLKWGDYTLVETTAPPGYQLDETERTFTITAANLDYGFAEAFVNDQQGGPALPLTGGFGRDHVYIAGAATLLLSLMAYGATKVQRRRSRRSA from the coding sequence GTGACGCGCAGGAGCCGGGCCGCGCTCGGTGGCCTGGCCGCCGCCGTGCTCACCCTCGGACTCGCCGGTGCCGCCGTGCCCGCGCTCGCCGGCGATGCCGACGAGGAGCCCCTCGACCAGCTCGTGACCGACGCGCCCACGGAGGGTGCGACGGTCGACAACGCGGACGCCACGGGCGACGCGACCACGAACAGCCCCGTCACCGATGGGACGGAATCCGCCGACAATGACGATCCCGAGGATCCCGCCCAGGGATCGTCGGTCGGACAGGTCGGTGGCGGGGCCTCAACCCCCGGCGAGGTCGGTGCGGGTGAGTCGCCGACCGCGACCGGCGATCACGATTCCCGCCGGCCCGACCGGTTGGGCGCTGGCGTAGCGCCCGTGATTCCGGCAGCACCCGCCGGCGCAGAGCCATCCGCACAAGCGGTCACCGCGGCACCGGCGTCGAGCTCCGCACTTCCCTCGCGCCTCGCGCCGGTCCCATTCGGCAACGTGACCACCGGAACGATCGACGCCCAAGTGTCGAGCCTGACTAATGGAGTCAGCAACCGTCTCTACGCAAATTACAACGGATCGAACTACTCGTATTCAAGCTCCGGACCGAGTGGGTGGGTGGACCAAAATGGTGAGGCGTTCGGAGGGCATGGAGCGTCGAGCGGTTACCACTCCGGCAACTATATTACCAGCAAAATGAGCGCCATCGGGGTGACGCCTTCAACCGGCGGAACTGTTGCCTCAGGCTCACCCTTCCTGCTGGCCAGCACGACTCATTACAACCACGTAATCTATCCACAGTGGTACGACAGTGAATACCTGAACGGAGAACTACAGCTCCGCCTCAACGGATTCGGTGGACAGGTGCTCAAATTCCCCTGGCGACTATGGGAGACAACCAACGATGGGACGTCGACCGGTGGAAGTGCCACGTGTGCCGACGGTAACCCCAGATATGGGACTGATAGTGGGCTGAACGATCGGGGATGCGCTGACCTGATCACGTTCACGAGCCAAATCAGCAATACCGTGCTGACGAAGGATGGCGTCGACTACCGGCTGGTCATCGACGGATTCTACCCAGCTGCGGGGGACGTGTGCCCCGCCGAAATGCCCAGTACTACGCAGAACTCATTCTGGACACGTGAGGATGACGAGACCACCGCCTGCATCTACGGGTCGCTCACCCAGGTGCGCTCCCTGACGGTCGTCAAGCAGGTGGTCGACGCCGCCGGTGTCAACATCCCGAACTTCCCGTTCAGCACGGCCTCCGATCTCGACGGGTCGGCCTGGGAGGACGACGGCACGCCGCTGACCTTCGGCCTCAAGCCGCCGTCGGCGACCGAGAGTGCTTCGCGCACGGGTGAGATCCTTCAGGGCGAGGCTGTGACGATCACCGAGAACCCGCCGACCGGCTGGGTCATCGACGATATCCAGTGTTCTGGCGCCGGCGTCACGTCGGATGACTACACGGTCTCGAACGGAACCGTCACCATTACCGCGCCGTTCGCCGATGGGGACAGCACAGACATCACGTGCACCTACACGAACAAGCCGCTCAAGGGCACAGTCACCTGGAGCAAGACCGATGCGGCGACGGACGTGCTGCTCGGTGGATCCACCTGGACCCTCGAACTGCCGGACAGCACAACGCGAACCATTACGGACTGCGTAGGCGGCACGTGTGGCACGGCCCTCTACACCGACCAGGACGCCGCTGTGGGCAAGTTCAAGCTGACAGGGCTTCCGCTCGGAACCTATTCGCTCACCGAGCAGGCAGCGCCGAACGGATACGTCGCGGACACGCAGACCAGGACCTTCACGATCGGCGCCGGCGATCTCGACGAGGCGTTCGGAGAGATCAAGAACATTGCCAAGGCGAGCCTCGTCGTCCAGAAGGAGTGGGTGATCAACGGCGGCGCCCCTGTTCCCAACGGTGAGCAGCCCGCAGGCCTGAGTGCAGCTCTCCAGCTCGCCGGCGCAGACCACAACTGGGACACCGCGTTGGCGGGGCTGCAGGGTGACGTGATCACCCTCGCCGAGACCACGACGATCGCGACGAACGACCCCACCGTCACGGGCTGCACCGTCGACTCCCAGGCGATCACTGAGATCAACGGAGCGGCAGCGACAGGAGACCTCTCCGGCGGCGGCACCGTCGATGTGACCCTCACCGAGATCGAGAACACGGCAACCGTCACGAACACGGTCTCCTGCCAGACGCTGACGATCATCAAGAGCGTCGATGCCGGTGACTTCGGCACCGACGTAGCAGCGGGATCCGCGTGGGATGGCTACCTGTTCGCCGAGCGTGACGGCTCGATGCTGACCTTCGACAGCGGAGATACCAAGCATGTCGTCAGCGGTACGTACGTCGTGAGTGAGGATGTCACGGCGGTTCCGGGCTATGAATTCGAGAGTCTCGCGTGTACGGCCGGTGGCGACCCGGTTGCCAGTGACTATGGCAATGTCCAGGTTGCATCGGGCGAGGATGTCACGTGCGTGCTCACCAACCGCGCCCTGCCCGGATCGGTCAGCTGGTCGAAGGTCAACCGGAACGATGACCTGCTCGCCGGTTCGGTCTGGACCTTGACGGGCCCGGGCTTGGCGTCGGGCGTCTCCGTCACCGATTGCACCAAGGCGCTGTGCTCGACGGATCCGTTCACGGATCAGAATCCCGACGCCGGAGAGTTCCTCATCGAGGGTCTCAAGTGGGGCGACTACACTCTGGTCGAGACGACTGCCCCTCCTGGCTACCAGCTCGACGAGACAGAGCGCACCTTCACGATTACCGCAGCGAATCTCGACTATGGGTTTGCTGAGGCGTTCGTCAACGACCAGCAGGGCGGTCCCGCCCTTCCCCTGACCGGCGGATTCGGACGTGACCACGTCTACATCGCGGGAGCGGCGACCCTGCTGCTCTCCCTCATGGCCTACGGCGCGACCAAGGTCCAGCGCCGCCGGAGCCGGCGGAGCGCCTGA
- a CDS encoding 1-acyl-sn-glycerol-3-phosphate acyltransferase, giving the protein MLTRLAARAFWRLSRWTMVAEPLPAVGTVIIGAPHTSNWDFIFMLATGWRAGVRFSWLGKQQLFAGPLGPLMRGLGGIPVDRSGARGLVATIVARVEAGERLALVVTPEGTRGRGEYWRSGFYRIATGAGLPLTLGFVDRDTMTCGIGPTIDLSGEVRSDMDAVRAFYADKSGFRPGLVTPPRLREEDAGA; this is encoded by the coding sequence ATGCTGACGAGACTTGCCGCCCGGGCGTTCTGGCGGTTGAGCCGCTGGACGATGGTCGCCGAGCCACTGCCTGCGGTCGGAACCGTGATCATCGGGGCGCCGCACACCTCGAACTGGGACTTCATCTTCATGCTCGCCACCGGCTGGCGAGCGGGCGTGCGGTTCAGTTGGCTGGGCAAGCAGCAGCTGTTCGCCGGGCCGCTCGGGCCGCTCATGCGGGGGCTCGGGGGGATCCCGGTCGATCGATCGGGGGCGCGCGGTCTCGTGGCCACGATCGTGGCGCGGGTGGAGGCGGGGGAGCGGCTCGCGCTCGTGGTCACGCCGGAGGGCACGCGCGGGCGCGGTGAGTACTGGCGGTCGGGCTTCTACCGGATCGCGACCGGGGCCGGCCTCCCGCTCACGCTCGGGTTCGTTGATCGCGACACGATGACGTGCGGGATCGGCCCGACCATCGACCTCTCCGGCGAGGTCCGTTCCGACATGGACGCGGTGCGGGCCTTCTATGCGGACAAGTCGGGCTTCCGGCCCGGGCTCGTCACGCCTCCGCGGCTGCGGGAAGAGGACGCCGGCGCCTGA
- a CDS encoding SpaH/EbpB family LPXTG-anchored major pilin has translation MKTRTTSLKRLAAGAGALSLAMVGLISTAATAAPGDDPVVGNIDSGATGSIMVHKHEEHSASEDGNPAGDPIGGVEFTVQEVLLGGSSVPLATAEGWDAIDGLSPGDVPGNGFTLDTGTTAVTDGDGEAPFTGLNVGFYLVTETASGPNLIATPAAPFFVAIPMPTDTGAWDYDVDAYPKNILGDFTPTKTAGDHSQEIREGATALWTIGVPVPAAEFDYESLTISDVIGAGMTFDSWVSVSIDNVALDPDTDYEVSADNSTVTLLGPGLDQLNAITDAQTSANVTAVIRTTIDDIGVLENTATVTLNGKPVDTPSVSTNWGALHLTKVDDGNNDVTLPGAVFELRAADSDGLCNNPGDLIEKSAPTADDGVANFEFFVGNNEDTTRKVCVVETVAPAGYVLPANAVFGPFTIDAASTAEGDVPAATWAADIENHKAEGPNLPLTGSTGTLLFTIVGIALIATGGTIAAVRHSRSKA, from the coding sequence ATGAAAACGAGGACGACGTCGCTCAAGCGACTCGCCGCCGGCGCGGGGGCCCTTTCCCTCGCGATGGTCGGCCTCATCAGCACCGCGGCCACCGCGGCCCCCGGTGATGACCCTGTGGTCGGCAACATCGACTCCGGTGCGACCGGCTCGATCATGGTGCATAAGCACGAAGAACACAGCGCCAGCGAGGATGGCAACCCGGCAGGCGATCCGATCGGGGGCGTCGAGTTCACGGTCCAGGAGGTTCTCCTGGGTGGCAGTTCGGTGCCCCTGGCCACTGCCGAGGGCTGGGACGCCATCGATGGGCTCTCTCCCGGGGACGTTCCTGGTAATGGCTTCACCCTTGACACCGGCACCACAGCTGTGACCGACGGTGACGGTGAAGCTCCCTTCACGGGACTCAACGTCGGATTTTATCTCGTGACGGAGACCGCTTCCGGACCGAACCTCATTGCAACGCCCGCCGCTCCGTTCTTCGTCGCGATCCCGATGCCCACGGACACCGGCGCGTGGGACTACGACGTAGACGCCTACCCCAAGAACATCCTCGGCGACTTCACGCCGACGAAGACGGCCGGCGACCACAGCCAGGAGATCCGCGAGGGTGCCACCGCGCTGTGGACCATCGGCGTACCGGTGCCTGCTGCTGAGTTCGACTACGAGTCGCTCACCATCAGCGACGTCATCGGAGCCGGCATGACGTTCGACAGCTGGGTCAGCGTGAGCATCGATAATGTGGCGCTGGACCCTGACACCGACTACGAGGTCTCGGCCGACAACAGCACCGTGACGCTTCTCGGGCCGGGACTCGACCAGCTCAACGCGATCACCGATGCTCAGACGAGTGCCAACGTGACCGCCGTGATCCGGACGACGATCGATGACATCGGCGTCCTCGAGAACACGGCGACGGTCACGCTGAACGGCAAGCCGGTTGACACCCCGTCCGTGAGCACGAACTGGGGTGCCCTCCACCTCACCAAGGTCGATGACGGGAACAACGACGTCACCCTCCCGGGCGCGGTGTTCGAGCTCCGTGCGGCCGATTCGGATGGCCTGTGCAACAACCCGGGTGACCTGATCGAGAAGTCGGCCCCGACCGCTGACGATGGCGTGGCGAACTTCGAGTTCTTCGTCGGTAACAACGAAGACACCACGCGGAAGGTCTGTGTCGTCGAAACGGTGGCCCCGGCTGGCTACGTGCTGCCGGCCAACGCCGTGTTCGGTCCGTTCACCATTGACGCAGCTTCGACTGCAGAGGGTGACGTGCCCGCCGCCACGTGGGCCGCAGACATCGAGAACCACAAGGCGGAGGGCCCGAACCTGCCGCTCACCGGTTCCACCGGAACCCTGCTGTTCACGATCGTGGGCATTGCCCTCATCGCGACCGGCGGAACGATCGCGGCCGTGCGCCACTCCCGCTCGAAGGCCTGA
- a CDS encoding SufE family protein: MTESTQLPEAFAAIVADFNAMSPPDRVQLLLDFSEGLPALPERLASHPELLEPVPECQSPIFLTVEVDGTGPQAPVALFFSAPPEAPTTRGFAGILAEGLDGLSAAQILAVPADVSTTLGLAEVISPLRLRGMTGMLARIQRQVREKAELV; encoded by the coding sequence GTGACCGAATCGACCCAGCTACCCGAGGCGTTCGCGGCGATCGTGGCGGACTTCAACGCCATGTCCCCGCCCGACCGGGTGCAGCTGCTGCTCGACTTCAGCGAGGGCCTGCCCGCCCTGCCCGAGCGGCTCGCGAGTCATCCCGAGCTGCTCGAGCCGGTGCCTGAGTGCCAGTCGCCGATCTTCCTGACGGTCGAGGTCGACGGCACCGGCCCGCAGGCCCCGGTCGCCCTGTTCTTCTCCGCCCCGCCCGAGGCGCCGACCACCCGCGGCTTCGCGGGCATCCTCGCCGAGGGCCTGGACGGGCTCAGTGCGGCGCAGATCCTCGCCGTCCCGGCCGACGTCTCGACCACGCTCGGCCTCGCCGAGGTGATCAGCCCGCTGCGGCTGCGCGGCATGACCGGCATGCTCGCCCGCATCCAGCGGCAGGTGCGCGAGAAGGCTGAGCTCGTCTGA
- a CDS encoding class C sortase yields the protein MITLDTPPQHTPEPAPPARWRMPWATAGVALLAVIGVLAILYPSTASWFSQYNQSKVVEGLDSVVDEGPPARLMNELDEARAYNDALVGGELGTGALLDPSSNVPTSDGVSPGGFDYNELLRATNDGVMARLRIPAIKVDLPIYHGTSDDVLAKGVGHLEGTSLPVGGLSQHSVLTAHRGLPEASLFNDLNKLAIGDTFTIEVFGEVLTYQVNSTQTILPDETQSLLPEYGEDLVTLVTCTPLGINTHRYLVTGERILPTPAADIAAAGTRPDIPGFPWWALSLGGVVVTYAAIIVIAGRPKKTDKPMDDARSPRA from the coding sequence GTGATTACGCTCGACACGCCCCCGCAACACACCCCCGAGCCCGCCCCGCCCGCCCGCTGGCGGATGCCCTGGGCCACCGCCGGCGTCGCCCTCCTGGCCGTCATCGGGGTACTCGCCATCCTCTACCCGAGCACCGCCTCCTGGTTCTCCCAGTACAACCAGTCGAAGGTCGTCGAGGGGCTCGACTCCGTCGTCGACGAGGGCCCGCCCGCCCGGCTCATGAACGAACTCGACGAGGCCCGCGCCTACAACGACGCACTCGTCGGCGGCGAGCTCGGCACCGGTGCCCTGCTCGACCCGTCGAGTAACGTGCCCACCTCCGACGGCGTCTCCCCCGGCGGATTCGACTACAACGAGCTGCTGCGCGCGACCAACGACGGCGTCATGGCCCGCCTGCGCATCCCCGCCATCAAGGTCGACCTGCCGATCTACCACGGCACCTCCGACGACGTGCTCGCCAAGGGCGTCGGCCACCTCGAGGGCACGTCCCTGCCCGTCGGCGGCCTCTCCCAGCACTCGGTGCTCACGGCCCACCGCGGCCTTCCCGAGGCCAGCCTCTTCAACGACCTGAACAAGCTGGCCATCGGCGACACGTTCACGATCGAGGTCTTCGGCGAGGTGCTCACCTACCAGGTCAACAGCACCCAGACGATCCTCCCCGACGAGACCCAGTCCCTCCTGCCCGAGTACGGCGAGGACCTCGTCACCCTCGTCACCTGCACCCCGCTCGGCATCAACACCCACCGTTACCTCGTGACCGGCGAGCGCATCCTGCCCACCCCCGCCGCCGACATCGCCGCCGCGGGCACGCGCCCCGACATCCCCGGCTTCCCCTGGTGGGCCCTCTCCCTCGGCGGAGTCGTGGTCACCTACGCCGCGATCATCGTGATCGCCGGCCGTCCCAAGAAGACCGACAAGCCTATGGACGACGCCCGCTCGCCTCGGGCGTGA
- a CDS encoding TSUP family transporter yields the protein MSLVAHLPELSALAWAALVLAAVATGVSKAAVPAVGAIGVVLAAAVIPARESTGTMLVLFLLGDVFALTAYGRHAHWSMLARMAPNVVLGMVLGFAFLAVADDQGTAIAIGLILLALMGLGLVQRAAQQRAGRASADEAIAAERRGAVGTGRMDDAGSGPRGASPAVSAGDAGSAGSASEAGGPEGTASGAEGGEPAGASAVVRRRRLSAVIYGSAGGFTSMVANAGGPVMSMYFLVMRLGARTFLGTAAWFFAVTNLMKLPFSVGLGLISWPHVLLSVVLVPALAAGFFLGRFVITRIAQGAFERVIVVATLLGAGYLVVQGFAGL from the coding sequence ATGAGCCTCGTGGCGCACCTGCCCGAGCTGTCGGCGCTCGCCTGGGCGGCGCTCGTGCTGGCCGCGGTCGCGACCGGGGTGAGCAAGGCGGCCGTGCCGGCGGTCGGCGCGATCGGGGTCGTGCTCGCCGCGGCGGTCATCCCGGCGCGTGAGTCGACGGGCACGATGCTCGTGCTCTTCCTGCTCGGCGACGTGTTCGCGCTCACGGCCTACGGCCGCCATGCCCACTGGTCGATGCTCGCGCGGATGGCGCCCAACGTCGTGCTCGGGATGGTGCTCGGCTTCGCCTTCCTCGCGGTCGCCGACGATCAGGGCACCGCGATCGCCATCGGGCTCATCCTCCTCGCGCTCATGGGCCTGGGCCTCGTGCAGCGGGCGGCGCAGCAGCGTGCGGGCCGGGCGAGCGCCGATGAAGCGATCGCCGCCGAGCGGCGTGGGGCGGTGGGAACCGGGCGTATGGACGACGCGGGGTCCGGTCCCCGGGGTGCGTCACCGGCCGTATCGGCGGGAGACGCCGGGTCGGCCGGCTCGGCGAGTGAGGCCGGAGGGCCGGAGGGCACGGCGAGCGGTGCCGAAGGCGGGGAACCGGCGGGGGCGAGCGCCGTCGTCCGTAGGCGACGACTATCGGCGGTGATCTACGGCTCGGCGGGCGGATTCACCTCGATGGTGGCGAATGCGGGCGGGCCGGTCATGAGCATGTACTTCCTCGTGATGCGGCTCGGGGCGCGCACGTTCCTCGGCACGGCGGCGTGGTTCTTCGCCGTCACGAACCTGATGAAGCTGCCGTTCTCGGTGGGCCTCGGGCTCATCTCGTGGCCGCACGTGCTGCTCAGCGTCGTGCTCGTGCCGGCGCTCGCGGCCGGGTTCTTCCTCGGGCGGTTCGTGATCACCCGGATCGCGCAGGGCGCGTTCGAGCGGGTGATCGTGGTCGCGACCCTCCTCGGGGCCGGCTACCTCGTGGTGCAGGGCTTCGCGGGTCTGTGA
- a CDS encoding VanZ family protein → MAPTARSAARWLLVIAWMAVIFAFSSQSGTGSGGLSLRITDALSGTLAWLPGAIDADTLQFLVRKGAHMAEYLVLGALVAWAWRARPGTRGAGAILWPFLITVAYAASDEFHQSFVPGRGPAVTDVLIDALGAAAGVGLVSLIRREPVDD, encoded by the coding sequence ATGGCTCCCACCGCCCGCTCCGCCGCCCGGTGGCTGCTCGTGATCGCCTGGATGGCCGTGATCTTCGCGTTCAGTTCCCAGAGCGGCACCGGCTCAGGCGGGCTGAGCCTGCGGATCACCGATGCGCTCTCCGGCACCCTCGCGTGGTTGCCCGGCGCCATCGATGCCGACACCCTCCAATTCCTCGTGCGCAAGGGCGCCCACATGGCCGAGTACCTCGTGCTCGGGGCGCTGGTCGCGTGGGCGTGGCGCGCCCGGCCGGGCACCCGAGGCGCCGGCGCGATCCTGTGGCCGTTCCTGATCACGGTCGCCTACGCCGCGAGCGACGAGTTCCACCAGTCCTTCGTACCCGGCCGCGGGCCCGCCGTGACCGACGTGCTCATCGACGCCCTCGGCGCCGCCGCCGGAGTCGGGCTCGTGTCGCTGATCCGCCGGGAGCCGGTCGATGATTGA
- a CDS encoding GNAT family N-acetyltransferase, translating into MLLRGRGVLLRDLEPADGDRLADLTALDRPWRRTNGPYFGQPSRAELADDDRRFRELAGTDHARLPDPRSMLAICVPGPAAESGPGADSEGGPGAAVLIGLVSWYWESHVTDWRRMGIAIHDEAYWGRGLGTEAIALWTSYLFDHTDALRLDFATYSGNPGMIAVGRRLGFVEEGRYRRARRWAGGVHDAVVMGVVREEWDELRGRWPFTPEASGRRP; encoded by the coding sequence ATGCTGCTGCGCGGGCGGGGCGTGCTGCTGCGGGATCTGGAACCTGCGGACGGCGACCGGCTCGCCGATCTCACGGCGCTCGACCGCCCGTGGCGCCGCACGAACGGCCCCTATTTCGGTCAGCCGAGCCGGGCGGAGCTCGCCGACGATGACCGGCGGTTCCGGGAGCTCGCCGGCACGGACCACGCCCGGCTTCCCGACCCGCGCTCGATGCTCGCGATCTGCGTGCCCGGCCCCGCCGCGGAGAGCGGTCCCGGAGCCGACTCGGAGGGCGGGCCGGGAGCCGCCGTGCTCATCGGGCTCGTCTCCTGGTACTGGGAATCGCACGTGACGGACTGGCGCCGGATGGGGATCGCGATCCACGACGAGGCGTATTGGGGGCGCGGGCTCGGCACCGAGGCGATTGCCCTGTGGACCTCCTACCTCTTCGATCACACCGACGCCCTGCGCCTCGACTTCGCCACCTATTCGGGCAATCCCGGCATGATCGCCGTGGGCCGGCGGCTCGGCTTCGTCGAGGAGGGCCGCTACCGCCGGGCGCGGCGCTGGGCGGGCGGCGTGCACGACGCCGTCGTCATGGGCGTGGTCCGGGAGGAGTGGGACGAGTTGCGCGGCCGGTGGCCGTTCACGCCCGAGGCGAGCGGGCGTCGTCCATAG
- a CDS encoding plasmid pRiA4b ORF-3 family protein, with product MPSPDDARRLAEQVLGEMTPEQQRSLIDALVTGHSTRIVDEALATPAPAMTAPPARTRGVRVRLDLVGAKPPVWRRLELPGDLRLDVLHRVLQAAMGWTDTHLHRFRTGSDHRAGHFLSSYDVEEGEQGVPERDVRLDQVVAAAGDRLWYEYDFGDGWEHVLTVEQIMDDAPAEPRCIGGRMACPPEDCGGIWGYAELAEWVRGGCDPAAVPPVFDDAEHARTWLGPHWHPDRFDVAEANEALAHTRPLPVAGPLADLLEQLGRSGDPVATGLIARLAAATAAGAVAEAPDGTGAADPAVSEHDAARMIGPFLTLLDVVGDGIQLTKAGKLPPATVTALAEETGIAGWWIGKVNREDQTWPVALLREAARSLGLVTVRSGRLSATAIARKHRENPLELWRHLLTRLPKGTSDFDREAGWLSLAVVAAGTPAQDWREEIAALLTGVGWRAGGDGYLGGLPVYNPTLDVLEVLAGRLRHGGLTGSDPAVAATARAVILRR from the coding sequence ATGCCCTCACCCGACGACGCCCGCCGCCTGGCCGAGCAGGTCCTGGGCGAGATGACCCCCGAGCAGCAGCGCTCCCTCATCGACGCCCTGGTCACCGGCCACTCCACCCGGATCGTGGACGAGGCGCTCGCCACGCCCGCGCCCGCCATGACCGCCCCGCCGGCCCGGACGCGCGGCGTGCGCGTGCGCCTCGACCTCGTCGGCGCCAAGCCGCCCGTGTGGCGCCGGCTCGAACTGCCGGGCGACCTGCGGCTCGACGTGCTCCACCGCGTGCTGCAGGCCGCGATGGGCTGGACCGACACCCACCTGCACCGGTTCCGCACGGGCAGCGATCACCGGGCCGGCCACTTCCTGTCCTCCTACGACGTCGAGGAGGGCGAGCAGGGCGTGCCCGAGCGCGACGTCCGCCTCGATCAGGTGGTCGCGGCGGCGGGCGACCGGCTCTGGTACGAGTACGACTTCGGCGATGGCTGGGAGCATGTGCTCACCGTGGAACAGATCATGGACGACGCCCCCGCCGAACCCAGGTGCATCGGCGGGCGGATGGCCTGCCCGCCCGAGGACTGCGGCGGGATCTGGGGCTATGCCGAGCTCGCCGAGTGGGTGCGGGGCGGCTGCGACCCGGCCGCGGTCCCGCCGGTGTTCGACGACGCCGAGCACGCCCGCACCTGGCTGGGGCCGCACTGGCATCCCGACCGGTTCGACGTGGCGGAGGCGAACGAGGCGCTCGCCCACACGCGGCCCCTGCCGGTGGCCGGGCCGCTGGCCGACCTCCTGGAGCAGCTCGGCCGGAGCGGCGACCCGGTGGCGACCGGGCTCATCGCGCGGCTCGCCGCGGCCACCGCGGCCGGCGCGGTCGCGGAGGCCCCGGACGGCACGGGCGCGGCAGACCCGGCCGTGAGCGAGCACGACGCCGCCCGCATGATCGGCCCGTTTCTGACCCTGCTCGACGTCGTCGGCGACGGGATCCAGTTGACCAAGGCCGGCAAGCTCCCCCCGGCGACGGTCACCGCGCTCGCCGAGGAGACGGGCATCGCGGGCTGGTGGATCGGCAAGGTCAACCGGGAGGATCAGACCTGGCCCGTGGCGCTGCTGCGCGAGGCGGCCCGTTCGCTCGGGCTCGTCACGGTGCGCTCGGGCCGGCTCTCCGCGACCGCGATCGCCCGGAAGCACCGCGAGAACCCGCTCGAACTGTGGCGTCATCTCCTCACCCGGCTGCCCAAGGGCACGAGCGACTTCGATCGGGAGGCCGGTTGGCTCTCGCTGGCGGTCGTCGCCGCGGGCACCCCCGCCCAGGACTGGCGCGAGGAGATCGCTGCCCTGCTCACCGGCGTGGGCTGGCGCGCGGGCGGCGACGGGTACCTGGGCGGCCTCCCGGTGTACAACCCGACCCTCGACGTGCTCGAGGTGCTCGCCGGTCGCCTCCGCCACGGCGGCCTCACCGGGTCCGACCCGGCCGTGGCCGCCACCGCCCGGGCCGTGATCCTGCGGCGGTAG